From one Rosa rugosa chromosome 4, drRosRugo1.1, whole genome shotgun sequence genomic stretch:
- the LOC133745642 gene encoding uncharacterized protein LOC133745642: MQHDEVIWQVIRHKHCSFMSKIETGIFCRNPYNVTGICNRSSCPLANSRYATIRDHDGVFYLYMKTIERAHMPNKLWERVKLPVNYEKALGIIDKHLMYWPKFLVHKTKQRLTKMTQMRIRMRKLALKTREKIMTIPRKEIKREARREEKAEKAAVLDKSIEKELLSRLKEGMYGDIYNYPFDKFQKLIEGEEMEVDTEREQEDEEEAEIEYVEGYDELEEEDDIEDLGGYAMDHSHADDDNGGIDEEAEAVTHKRERKESDSRKFGKDKGVAKLKKPRVLIEVEYEDTRERQKAVY, encoded by the exons ATGCAGCACGACGAAGTCATATGGCAGGTGATCAGGCACAAACACTGCAGCTTCATGTCCAA AATTGAAACTGGGATATTCTGTAGAAACCCATATAACGTTACTGGGATTTGTAACCGAAGCTCCTGCCCTCTCGCTAATAGTCGCTACGCTACAATTCGTGACCATGATG GAGTGTTTTATCTTTATATGAAAACTATAGAAAGAGCCCATATGCCGAACAAATTGTGGGAAAGAGTTAAGTTGCCGGTTAATTATGAGAAAGCACTTGGAATCATTGATAAACACTTG ATGTATTGGCCTAAGTTTCTTGTACATAAAACAAAGCAACGGCTGACTAAAATGACTCAGATGCGGATACGCATGAGGAAGCTTGCTTTGAAAACGAG GGAGAAGATAATGACAATACCAAGgaaagagataaaaagagaGGCCAGAAGAGAGGAAAAGGCTGAAAAAGCTGCAGTGTTGGATAAG AGCATCGAGAAAGAACTATTAAGCCGCCTTAAGGAAGGAATGTATGGTGATATATATAACTATCCCTTTGATAAGTTCCAAAAACTTATTGAAGGGGAAGAAATGGAGGTGGAtactgaaagagaacaagaagatGAGGAG GAGGCTGAAATTGAATATGTTGAAGGTTATGATGAACTTGAAGAGGAAGATGATATTGAAGATCTTGGTGGTTATGCAATGGACCATTCTCATGCAGACGATGATAATG GTGGAAtagatgaagaagcagaagcagttactcacaagagagagagaaaagaatctGATTCTAGAAAGTTTGGAAAAGATAAAGGTGTTGCCAAGTTGAAGAAGCCTAGAGTATTGATTGAG GTTGAATATGAAGATACCCGCGAAAGGCAAAAGGCAGTTTATTAG